The genome window ATATGGAGAAAGAGAAGAGATCACATAGAGAGAGCTTCGTTGTCGGAAAGGAGCACTTAGCGTCGAGAATTGGGTCTGGTGATGTTGAAGTTCTCTCCACCCCAAGCTTAATAGCCTTCATGGAAAAGGTAAGCAAAGATCTTGCAGGGAAGCTCGTAGAAGAGGGGAAAACAACTGTTGGAGTTCATCTGGACATATATCACGTAGCTCCAGCATATGAGGGTGATGCTGTTGAAGTTGAATCCAGGATTGTGAACACAGCTGGTAATAGAATTGTTTTCTATGTGCAGGCAGAGTGCAGAGGGAAAATTATTGGATATGGAGTTCACGAGAGAGCTGTAGTAGATTCAAGAAAATTCTCTAAATAATTCTCAGAAGCATGTAGGCAGTATAGCTTATAGCTATAGCTACCAGAATGGAATAACTCATTTGCAGTAACACGCCCTTTAGACTCCTCGTCTCACTGTACATAGTTGCAACAGTAGCAAGGCAGGGGGTGTAGAGCGTTGCTGCTATCAAGATGGAAAAAGCCTGCAATGGTTCATATCCCATGGAAGCGACTGCATCGTTCAAGCTCTGGGCGCTAGGATTGAATAGGGTGATTGCTTCAATGAAGCTTTCCTTGGCAATGAAGCCATTCAGGAACATAAATGCAGTTTTCCAGGCGGAGTCCTCACTCAAGCCATATAGCTTTCCTATGGGAGACAGGGCTTGGGAGATTGTGTAGGAAATGCTCTCATCAACTGTGCTTGCTTGAGTAAGCGATGGAGTGAAGTTCAGGCTCACCCATATCAGGACTGAAAGAGCCAGTATTATGGTTCCTGCTTTTTTCAGAAAATGCTTTGAATTGTCCCAAACATGCCACCAGATGACCCTCCATATAGGTCTATGGAGCGGGGGGATCTCTATGATCAGCCCTTGCCCTTCTTCTCTTCCTTTAGCAAGAAGTCCCGTCAGAATTCTGGCAGTGAGCATTGCCACCAATATTGATATTATGTATACTGATGTAACAGCAGCCGCTCCAAGAATGGGAGAGCTGAACAAAGCTGCTGTAAATGCTATGATGATGACAAGTCTTGCCTGGCATGGAATGAAGGGTATCGAATATATCAACGCCTTCCTCTCAATGCTATCTTCGATCCCTCTCGTTGAAAGCACTGCTGGAATATTGCAGCCAAGTCCAAGAAGGAGGGGAAAAGCGCTTCTCCCTGTCAGACCAAATTTGTTCAGCAGCGAATCAAATGCTATAGCCATTCTAACTCCCAATCCTGAATCTTCCAGCGCTCCTAGGAATGCTATGGATATCATTATGAGAGGGAGGAAGCTCAGAACAGAGCCTACCCCAGGAATTATTCCCTGCGAAACGAGAGAGACGATGACTTCAGGGAAATGTCCACTCATC of Fervidicoccaceae archaeon contains these proteins:
- a CDS encoding hotdog domain-containing protein: MEKEKRSHRESFVVGKEHLASRIGSGDVEVLSTPSLIAFMEKVSKDLAGKLVEEGKTTVGVHLDIYHVAPAYEGDAVEVESRIVNTAGNRIVFYVQAECRGKIIGYGVHERAVVDSRKFSK